The window TAAAATTTAGATAATGTAGGTTGATATTCCAATTTTGGCCAATTTATATAAATCTAAGATGgtcaaaattgaaaaagaaagacATATAATAACTCCATGAATTGCAGGAACACAACAAAGAGTTACTTTGAATTTTGGGTGGTTTACAATCATATAACAGTTTTAGTCAAAATTGCTACAATCTTCGAGGTTTCAAATAGATCTAACAACATAAAATAACTCAATAGGTTCCAAGGAGGAACAAATGGTTAATTAGGCATTTTAGATCCACATAGCAATTTAAGAAAAATGTAATGTCTACATTGTCCTAAAGTGCTCAAATTAAAAGATGATGGCATAAATGACTGGATTAGTGTCAAAGAGCACGAAGTACTTATGTACAAAATTTGACAATATAGACCCACATAGAAGTTTTACCAAATCAACTATGTAAACCTATATCATTTTAAAAAGAGTAAAATacaatatatctatatataagtGATAGGCAAGAGGTAGGAGGTAGGAGGTAGGAAGGCCCAAGTTTGCTACTTATCTTGGGATTTTACAAGTTTAGATTCATCTAACACTCTAGCTACTCTAGCAATGATAGCACTACAAGGGCtttacaaaatataaaatccaaaaaaaaatgtCTAAAATGCTTCATAATAAagtaaaatatcaaaataaaaaacCATAAAATCCTTTAAGTATTTTATACCAATTGCTGTTAAATTGTTCATGGTGCTCTTGCAGCTTGTGCAGGTTGGTATCATAGATATAGTCAGAATTTTGTTGGACGTGACCGGAAGAGCAAGATATGGATCAaagaaacataatcataaagGGAAATTAAATACAAAAGCAAGGCTATATATAGTAATTTCATGCGAAGCATTTGTCAATTGGGCTTCCGGACCAATTTTTTGAGTGGACAAGTCAGAGTGCAGTGGATTGGGCAGGTAAGTTTATAGTGGCATTTGTGGCATAAAAGAAAAGTTGTGGTGCCCTTTTGATGataaatcaaaatggagtttcCTTTAATGATTAGGTAAAATATTAGCACCATTTGGATTTTTATCTCATTCTATTATCCAATTCTACTTGAAGGCCAAGATTAAAGGACTCATTAGTGCACTTCAGTGTCTGTTTTGTGTTTTATTGTCACATGATTGTCTAGTGTGTCAATACACATATGTCAACAGCCAATCTTCCTAAAACTACAGGTATTAGGCATCATAAGCTTAAACATCTCAACAattataaataatttcaagtagaATAACTTGTTTttgaatacaaaaaaaaaaacaaatttataGGAACATAGAAATGATTGCATGGcataaatatagttttctttacatctataacattagtaatgcaagagaaaaaaatatcACACTTGATGATATTAATAACTTGGAACCAtgcaataaatttaaaaaactgTTGATCAACAGCTTACCTTTGTAAACTAAACTTTTGACATTTCAAACAAAATGGCAATCAGTACTGAGTTAGAACTTATTTCTAGGATTAAATAAAACACAACAATTCGCAAGCATGAAATATTGTATCAACTGAtgaaaatctaaattattttaagtaTGAAAAGTTTTCGATATAATTTATCAATCATAATTCATGCACTCACAAGCACGTTCACGTGCATAGAAGAAAATTTTATGATACTTGTAGAAAATACTATCTTACATGAAGACGCGGCCCTGGTACGAGTCAGGGTTAAGCTTAGATAGCAGGCAGACCGAGTGGATTCCAACAGAATCCGGATAAAGCCCGCAGAGAAAAAGAAGTGAGTTGCTTCGTCCCCTCGACACACCCACGTGAAGCAATAGGTCGCTGATGAAGCCAGGGCTATGATCTTCGGCACCATCTCCATTGCTTGAATCATGCGATGGTAAGGCAAGGGCACGGCGCACAACTGATAAGGTGATTTCTTCATCCCCATACACCCGCCGGAGAAGAGGGCCCTCGCTACGTTTAAGCGCCCCCTTCACGATAGAGTACGGCGGCGGTGGATTGACTTTCTTCTACTATATTGAAAAGAAAGATGAGCAACCAAAGTAGGAATTCAAATAGGCTATAAGAGGGCGTGAGGATACCGGGGGTGGGGAAATCATGGAGACTTCTCTGAAACTCTCTTCCACGGCGCGGCGGATTTCGAAGTTCACATCAACAGCCGTGGAAATCCACCGCCTTGAAGTGGATATACGGGCGGCGGCGGCGACAGCAACGGCGGCGGCGGTGTCGGCGAAGGATTGCTTCCACATCGCTACACTAAACCCTGACGCACTGTTGGAGAGGAGACAGCGGTCCTGCGCAaagggttttaattttaaaatattgtatGAATTTCATAAAtatactaaataattaattaaaaaaatataactcGTATCTGTATACGTTAAAAAAAATATGGgtgcaaaaataaaaatacctttATCTATCATTATCATTAAAAATaacattctattttttaaaaaaacatatatattttaaaaaaaaatattatccaaCAACGTTGTTGTTATAGAAGCTTTAAAGTAGTTGGAGCaactttaataaaattaatttaaataattatattcAAATGCTATGTAtagtaataattttgattaaaactaCTATGTTATaatagtttttatcaaaataatttaaattgtaatagttttgtttaaaattattataatggtatttgattaattttaattaatttagagcaatttaattaaattgaagtCATTTTTACTAATATTTAAATTGTTTTGACCAATATTAAATAGTTTTAATTATCGGTCTTCACCTCCTATCTCATTTGGCTCCAACTACTAAGGTGTCTTTTTTCCTTATAACAATGTCTTGAACATCCGAGTAGAAATTGCTAATTATAAATTGACGAGTTCTCGCAGAGACTAGCAAGTTCAATGAATGTCTTGCTTTGACAAGTTTATGAGTAGTGCACTTGGGAGAAGCCAATCTTGGAGCGGCGTCAATTGCTTTATTTGGGTTTGTAGAACACATCATTCAACCACATAACAAATAACATTGCCCTTGTCTCTTGGCAAAGATCTTGTTCGGAAGACTCGCATGTCTCAGTTTATAATGGTAGATGCTCCGCACTcatacaatgtcatcttgggaCAACTGTTTTAGTCACTTTTATGGTTGTGGTATCTCCctattatcaaaaaataaaattttcaattggGCACCAAATTGGGGAGGTACAAGCAGACCAACAAACAACTCAAGGGTGCTATGTAGAAATGGGCTGGACCGGACCGATTATAAATCGGCTC is drawn from Zingiber officinale cultivar Zhangliang chromosome 1B, Zo_v1.1, whole genome shotgun sequence and contains these coding sequences:
- the LOC121985078 gene encoding uncharacterized protein LOC121985078, which encodes MWKQSFADTAAAVAVAAAARISTSRRWISTAVDVNFEIRRAVEESFREVSMISPPPKKVNPPPPYSIVKGALKRSEGPLLRRVYGDEEITLSVVRRALALPSHDSSNGDGAEDHSPGFISDLLLHVGVSRGRSNSLLFLCGLYPDSVGIHSVCLLSKLNPDSYQGRVFMELDEKLRAQLSRYLEDRGVDDRLFPFVQAWLYLKNHHNLVNWFGKLGQFVNDKNQHELVHLEVCKDKDETKANVLP